A genomic segment from Legionella micdadei encodes:
- a CDS encoding LysR family transcriptional regulator ArgP yields the protein MRIEQRGLQALDAVIQTQSFAEAAKRLFITQPAVSLRIKQLEAQFGQPLLIRTLPYKATALGEKLLSLLQRTRLLEDHLLQEIKRDTPARLSIALNRDSLETWFIRLLDELSLLEKINIDIITDDQELTIDYFRQGSVSSCITSFNKALPGCECVLLGHMDYLLVASQDFINRHFKPKKTLEENLIAAPVIIFDDRDRLPEQYFKHFFGKSLPLGRHHKVPSVQGYKQFALHGYGYGLIPRLDILEELAKGDLVDICPDKPWLMPLYWHYWQLPARQYQRFIEKIVTEAKRFLV from the coding sequence ATGAGAATTGAACAACGCGGGCTACAAGCACTCGATGCAGTAATTCAGACGCAAAGTTTTGCTGAAGCGGCTAAACGATTATTCATTACTCAACCCGCGGTGAGTTTACGCATCAAACAGCTAGAAGCGCAGTTTGGCCAGCCCTTGTTGATAAGGACACTTCCTTACAAAGCAACCGCTTTGGGGGAAAAATTGCTAAGCTTGCTTCAGCGCACACGATTACTTGAAGACCATTTATTGCAAGAAATTAAGCGCGATACTCCAGCGAGGCTTTCGATAGCATTGAACAGGGATAGCTTAGAAACTTGGTTTATTCGTTTGTTGGACGAATTAAGCCTACTTGAAAAAATCAATATCGACATCATCACGGATGACCAAGAACTCACGATTGATTATTTTCGTCAAGGGTCTGTTTCTTCTTGTATTACTAGTTTTAATAAAGCATTACCTGGTTGTGAGTGCGTCTTGTTAGGGCATATGGATTATTTGCTTGTGGCATCACAAGATTTCATCAATCGCCATTTTAAGCCTAAAAAAACATTAGAAGAGAACTTGATTGCAGCACCTGTTATTATTTTTGATGATCGTGATCGATTACCTGAACAGTATTTCAAGCATTTTTTTGGTAAATCACTCCCTTTAGGTCGCCATCACAAGGTACCTTCCGTCCAAGGTTACAAGCAATTTGCTTTACATGGCTATGGTTATGGATTGATTCCACGTTTAGATATTTTAGAGGAATTAGCAAAAGGGGATTTAGTGGATATTTGTCCTGATAAACCGTGGTTAATGCCGCTTTATTGGCATTATTGGCAATTGCCGGCGCGCCAATACCAACGGTTTATTGAAAAAATAGTTACAGAAGCGAAACGCTTCCTTGTTTAA
- a CDS encoding DUF1841 family protein → MFYGDKVQDTRQLFFSSWKKYRQKQPLQPLEQQLVAVIIDHPEYQSLFETPAEQYDHVYFPELGKTNPFLHMGLHLAIRDQVSTDRPHGILQIYKALLNKHTDHLTVEHLIMDSLAECLWEAQRSQNPPDEQKYLERLNRLLG, encoded by the coding sequence ATGTTTTATGGTGATAAAGTCCAAGATACACGACAACTGTTTTTCTCTAGCTGGAAAAAATACCGGCAAAAGCAACCTCTTCAACCGTTAGAGCAACAGCTTGTTGCTGTTATCATTGATCATCCTGAATATCAATCGTTATTTGAAACCCCAGCAGAGCAATATGACCATGTCTATTTTCCTGAACTCGGGAAGACAAATCCTTTTTTACATATGGGGTTACATCTTGCAATCCGCGATCAAGTGAGTACCGACCGACCACACGGTATCCTTCAAATTTATAAAGCCCTGTTAAATAAACATACTGATCACTTAACAGTTGAACATCTTATAATGGACTCTTTAGCTGAATGCTTATGGGAAGCGCAACGTAGTCAGAATCCTCCTGACGAACAAAAATACCTTGAGAGACTTAATCGCCTACTCGGTTAA
- a CDS encoding undecaprenyl-diphosphatase: protein MEQINLSWFTAINAGANLHGFALGLAVFAAKYLVYFVVLGLAILWLRGEPKHRNTLLLAFGGCLIALFINWIIGLIWYHPRPFVLGVGHTYLHHAPDSSFPSDHTTGLCAISFVFLWREKVRSAITLLLLVVALCTAWARIYVGLHYPFDILGSMAVALFSTLIMIYLAPLFEKHVMPIPEQIHRMLFQSHAKNG from the coding sequence ATGGAACAGATCAATCTAAGCTGGTTTACAGCGATCAATGCAGGTGCCAATTTACACGGCTTTGCATTAGGGTTAGCAGTTTTTGCCGCTAAATACCTTGTGTATTTCGTAGTTTTAGGTTTGGCGATACTTTGGTTACGAGGAGAGCCAAAGCATCGTAATACGTTGCTATTAGCGTTTGGTGGTTGCTTAATTGCGTTATTTATCAATTGGATTATCGGGCTGATTTGGTATCATCCCCGCCCTTTCGTGCTGGGTGTTGGACATACCTATCTTCATCATGCGCCCGATAGTTCATTCCCTAGCGATCATACAACAGGTCTTTGTGCCATTAGCTTTGTTTTTTTATGGCGGGAAAAAGTGCGGAGTGCAATTACCCTCCTATTATTAGTGGTGGCGCTTTGTACGGCATGGGCACGCATTTATGTCGGCTTGCACTATCCGTTTGATATCTTGGGCAGTATGGCGGTGGCTTTATTTTCAACCCTGATCATGATCTATTTGGCCCCCTTGTTTGAAAAACATGTGATGCCAATTCCAGAACAAATTCATCGCATGTTATTTCAATCGCATGCAAAAAATGGATAA
- a CDS encoding CBU_0592 family membrane protein, with amino-acid sequence MVYSIEMLSNFIGILGVILVLVAFFLSQAGKVAVDSLNYLGSNLLGSSLITVSLVFHWNLSSFLIEMAWSAISIMGIIRVWLQNKARGKAEPV; translated from the coding sequence ATGGTGTACAGTATTGAGATGTTATCTAATTTTATAGGTATCTTAGGCGTTATTCTTGTTTTAGTCGCATTTTTTTTATCGCAAGCGGGGAAAGTCGCTGTTGATTCTTTAAATTATTTAGGTAGCAATCTACTAGGCTCTTCGTTGATAACAGTCTCCTTGGTTTTTCATTGGAATTTATCGTCTTTTTTGATCGAGATGGCATGGAGCGCAATCAGCATTATGGGAATCATTCGAGTATGGTTACAAAATAAGGCAAGAGGAAAGGCCGAGCCGGTTTAA
- a CDS encoding LysE/ArgO family amino acid transporter, producing the protein MLVYLNGLMLGLSLIMALGPQNVFLIRQGALRQHAVLSALICFCCDIILVCASVAGLHEVLRLHPVLQIWVTWFGVAFLLWYGAKALKRAFGKQSAQSTRDQDKINRLQIVMLALGFSLLNPHAIIDSLVIIGSGSTQFPDHPQAFLLGVISASFLWFSSLTFTTHYFSDVLSRVTVWRRIEFLSGLLMLGLSLKLASSQF; encoded by the coding sequence ATGCTGGTCTATCTCAATGGATTGATGTTGGGGTTATCGCTTATCATGGCTTTAGGGCCACAAAATGTTTTCCTGATTCGTCAAGGGGCATTACGTCAGCATGCTGTACTCTCTGCATTAATTTGTTTTTGTTGCGATATCATTTTAGTCTGCGCAAGTGTTGCTGGCTTGCACGAAGTATTGAGATTACACCCTGTCTTACAAATCTGGGTTACTTGGTTTGGCGTAGCCTTTCTTCTTTGGTATGGTGCGAAAGCATTGAAGCGAGCTTTTGGCAAACAGTCCGCACAATCAACCCGGGATCAAGATAAGATCAATCGATTACAAATTGTCATGCTCGCGCTAGGATTTAGCCTTCTTAATCCTCATGCAATCATTGATAGCCTAGTGATCATTGGCAGCGGCAGTACTCAATTTCCAGATCACCCACAAGCGTTTTTATTGGGTGTGATTTCAGCAAGCTTTTTATGGTTTTCATCCCTAACTTTTACTACACATTATTTTTCTGATGTCTTATCACGCGTCACCGTTTGGCGACGCATTGAATTTTTAAGTGGATTGTTAATGCTCGGTTTAAGCTTGAAGTTAGCCAGCAGCCAATTTTAA
- a CDS encoding creatininase family protein: protein MAEVSWPVIERAFKANLPLIIPLGAGCKEHGLHLPMNTDLILVEYLANWVIQNYAVLIAPPVPYNFFPAFIEYPGSATLSYEVSVHFFVDLCVSWHQQGANQFYVLNTGVSTNQVLKQAQEKLKSKGIRLDYCDFSLLHNHPEMKKITQQKVGTHADEIETSIMLYIKPEVVDLAKARPEENQAMPGPLTRDISAEHKTVSITGAWGNPTLATREKGEIAVGILQRILRKDFSEKLMMTE from the coding sequence ATGGCTGAGGTTTCATGGCCTGTTATCGAACGGGCCTTTAAAGCCAATTTGCCTTTAATTATACCGCTGGGTGCAGGTTGTAAAGAACATGGCTTGCATTTACCTATGAACACGGATTTGATCCTTGTCGAGTATTTGGCGAATTGGGTCATTCAAAATTATGCCGTGTTAATCGCTCCTCCAGTGCCCTATAATTTTTTCCCCGCTTTTATTGAATACCCTGGCTCAGCCACACTTTCTTATGAGGTTTCTGTTCATTTTTTTGTGGATTTATGTGTATCCTGGCATCAACAGGGTGCTAATCAATTCTATGTGTTGAACACAGGTGTAAGTACGAATCAGGTTTTAAAACAAGCCCAAGAGAAACTTAAATCCAAAGGAATAAGGTTAGACTATTGTGATTTCTCGCTACTCCATAATCACCCTGAGATGAAAAAGATAACCCAACAAAAAGTCGGTACTCATGCGGATGAGATAGAAACTTCGATTATGCTTTACATCAAACCAGAAGTAGTTGATTTAGCTAAGGCAAGGCCTGAAGAAAACCAGGCCATGCCAGGCCCTTTGACGCGAGATATCAGCGCGGAACATAAGACGGTTTCAATAACAGGAGCCTGGGGGAATCCGACGCTTGCTACGCGTGAAAAAGGAGAAATCGCTGTTGGCATTTTGCAAAGGATCCTGCGCAAGGATTTTAGCGAAAAGTTAATGATGACGGAGTGA
- a CDS encoding FAD-dependent monooxygenase, producing MHSVLIVGAGPTGLMMACELARYGISFRIIDKKAEPTATTNAAGIHARTLEIFEHIGIVQQFLAAGNVADCLEVNSKNTILVRVPLNTVDSHFKFVLLLPQSVTEKILNEHLQELNHQVERMVELTELKLEDDKVISTVKHPDGHLETIETEWVIGCDGYHSTVREKSQIEMHGSDIREAFFVTDARVKTKSSSNVIEAFFSKGTVVALFPLPDETGKNDKFRVVANMKSIEAKKTFTEEEIRSIIHDHTDGQCEVSEIIWSSHFWIHSKMASSLRKERIFIAGDAAHVHSPAGAQGMNTGIQDVYNLAWKLALVINKKANSNFLESYQQERYPIIHTIVNATYRMSRLALTTNPILIAIRNFFIRNITGRSESIKKIMVKYIAQLGWNYRKSPIVDKETLTRHFMLQPGDLIVDVALEDKKHLFDFLNNTQHNLLLFSGPSPSPETQKNIAATYQWVTQNTDNLIKVYVVSNDKIELPNIINDVGLAIHRRYNVTKPSMCLVRPDHYIGLFKEEMTYLTLKKYFDRVGLHFG from the coding sequence ATGCATAGCGTTCTGATTGTCGGCGCCGGACCCACTGGCCTAATGATGGCGTGTGAGTTGGCTCGGTATGGAATTTCTTTCCGGATTATTGATAAAAAAGCAGAACCGACAGCGACAACTAATGCTGCAGGTATCCATGCCCGGACATTAGAGATATTTGAACACATCGGAATTGTGCAGCAATTTCTTGCTGCAGGCAATGTTGCTGATTGCCTTGAGGTTAATTCAAAAAATACAATCTTGGTGCGAGTACCGCTAAATACAGTCGATTCCCATTTTAAATTTGTTTTGTTATTACCCCAGTCGGTAACCGAAAAAATATTGAATGAGCATCTGCAAGAACTCAATCATCAAGTAGAAAGAATGGTGGAATTAACTGAGCTCAAACTAGAAGACGATAAAGTGATCTCCACTGTGAAGCATCCGGATGGCCATCTTGAAACCATAGAAACCGAGTGGGTTATTGGATGTGATGGTTACCACAGTACTGTGAGGGAGAAGTCGCAGATTGAAATGCACGGTTCTGATATTCGTGAAGCGTTCTTTGTAACTGATGCCCGAGTTAAAACAAAATCATCTTCTAATGTTATCGAAGCATTTTTTAGCAAAGGAACTGTTGTCGCGTTGTTCCCCTTACCGGACGAAACTGGCAAAAACGATAAATTCCGTGTTGTTGCCAATATGAAATCAATCGAGGCAAAAAAAACGTTTACCGAGGAAGAAATAAGAAGCATTATTCATGACCATACAGACGGGCAATGTGAGGTATCTGAGATTATATGGTCTTCACATTTTTGGATTCACAGTAAGATGGCATCGTCGCTGCGCAAAGAACGTATTTTCATTGCGGGTGATGCAGCCCATGTGCATTCACCTGCTGGGGCACAAGGGATGAATACTGGAATTCAGGATGTGTATAACTTAGCCTGGAAATTGGCCCTAGTTATCAACAAAAAGGCTAACTCAAACTTTCTTGAAAGCTATCAGCAAGAGCGCTACCCAATTATTCACACTATTGTCAATGCGACTTATAGAATGTCTCGGCTGGCGCTAACAACAAATCCTATTTTGATAGCAATACGCAATTTTTTCATCAGAAACATAACTGGGCGATCTGAATCGATTAAGAAAATAATGGTAAAATACATCGCCCAACTCGGATGGAATTATCGAAAAAGCCCGATTGTAGACAAAGAAACACTCACACGGCATTTCATGTTACAACCTGGGGATCTTATCGTTGATGTAGCACTAGAAGACAAAAAGCATTTATTCGATTTTCTTAATAATACACAACATAATTTATTATTATTTTCTGGCCCCTCCCCTAGCCCTGAGACACAAAAAAATATCGCTGCAACTTATCAATGGGTAACGCAAAATACCGATAATCTAATTAAAGTTTATGTGGTGAGTAATGACAAAATTGAGTTGCCCAATATTATTAATGACGTGGGGTTGGCTATACATCGGCGGTACAATGTAACCAAACCAAGCATGTGTTTAGTCAGGCCCGATCATTATATTGGGCTTTTTAAAGAAGAAATGACCTATCTTACCCTGAAAAAATATTTTGATAGGGTAGGGCTGCATTTTGGATGA